One genomic region from Nilaparvata lugens isolate BPH chromosome 3, ASM1435652v1, whole genome shotgun sequence encodes:
- the LOC120350161 gene encoding uncharacterized protein LOC120350161, producing the protein MDASVSNHRVIMEYLQIPSKNDSQISQSNAPSSEDKRLYCLIMKKNLGPMTREVLDEIDTFSRSYGRKGIGESVVPEPADVVTMTAPADVTMTAPADATMTAPADITMTSPVDVTMTAPADVTMTAPADAMLTSPADVTMTSSADVTMTAPADSTMTKLADVTMTAPADAVTMTESVTGRISADSCQQLLIAPENIEITDNSQQESNGKIYDNASVEKIFQDYTKLILRDDDNEGYASSSRGDALSLGLKYLAPAMKDTSVISLNLGWCGLSSPTIIHFAKNLHSSNLKKLILCANLIDEDDEKDLENAFKDSGIEWLDVEADPICDHPLSSYDDYDGPPIEIDMHYLDQCRNNPEKTTLNLEHCKQIVENGPSFLLPILKSSYIKDLNMASNNLSCDHIKLFASSLMETKLTHLDLGHNNLRYEGIKYLASALKNTRITHLNLQFNSLTCNTLRNLVFALPETRITDLNLSGNAICCNAFYLACVLKNTQISDLDLMYCATKTNHLKHFKDCFQISSEYNNINMSGYNLCSVILYNISRKIKETNIIDLELSCIGINNDDLEYLCHGLVGSKVQLLDLSKNNMNCKGVQILCGVLEHTHISQLDLAQNRISCDGIKHLAQVLPRTKISKLNLAYNEITCIGVKQID; encoded by the coding sequence atggatGCCAGTGTGAGCAATCACAGAGTCATCATGGAATATTTGCAGATTCCTTCAAAGAATGATTCACAAATTTCACAATCGAATGCCCCCTCATCAGAGGATAAACGTCTTTATTGTCTGATCATGAAAAAAAATCTCGGGCCTATGACCAGAGAAGTGCTAGATGAAATTGATACATTTTCTAGATCCTATGGGCGAAAAGGTATTGGTGAATCAGTAGTCCCTGAACCAGCTGATGTTGTAACAATGACTGCACCAGCTGATGTCACAATGACTGCACCAGCTGATGCCACAATGACTGCACCAGCTGATATCACAATGACTTCACCAGTTGATGTCACAATGACTGCACCAGCTGATGTCACAATGACTGCACCAGCTGATGCCATGCTGACTTCACCAGCTGATGTCACAATGActtcatcagctgatgtcaCAATGACTGCACCAGCTGATTCTACAATGACTAAACTAGCTGATGTCACAATGACTGCACCAGCTGATGCTGTCACAATGACTGAGTCTGTTACAGGTCGAATATCAGCAGACAGTTGCCAACAACTGTTGATTGCACCAGAAAACATAGAGATCACAGATAACAGTCAACAAGAATCAAATGGAAAAATCTATGATAATGCAAGTGTTGAAAagatttttcaagattataCTAAACTCATTCTCagagatgatgataatgagggGTACGCCTCTAGTTCCAGAGGTGATGCACTTAGTCTTGGTTTGAAATATCTGGCACCAGCGATGAAGGATACATCAGTTATCTCACTCAACCTGGGATGGTGTGGCTTGAGCAGCCCAACAATCATTCATTTTGCAAAGAACTTGCACagctcaaatttgaaaaaactgaTATTGTGTGCGAATCTTATagatgaagatgatgagaaGGATCTTGAAAATGCGTTCAAAGATTCTGGAATAGAATGGTTGGATGTGGAGGCTGATCCAATATGTGATCATCCTTTGTCTTCTTATGATGACTATGATGGTCCCCCAATCGAAATTGATATGCATTACCTTGATCAATGTCGAAACAATCCTGAGAAAACCACACTCAATTTGGAACATTGTAAGCAAATTGTGGAGAATGGACCAAGTTTTCTATTACCAATTTTGAAAAGTTCGTACATTAAGGATCTCAATATGGCCTCCAACAATCTGAGTTGTGATCATATAAAGCTGTTTGCTTCAAGCCTGATGGAGACTAAGTTAACTCATTTGGATTTGGGCCACAACAACTTAAGATATGAAGGTATCAAGTATTTGGCTTCTGCTCTGAAAAACACTCGAATCACTCActtgaatcttcaattcaaCTCACTAACATGCAATACTCTGAGAAATCTTGTGTTTGCTCTGCCAGAGACAAGAATTACTGATCTCAATCTCAGTGGCAATGCTATTTGCTGCAATGCTTTTTATTTAGCTTGTGTTCTGAAAAACACTCAAATATCTGATTTAGACCTGATGTACTGTGCTACTAAAACCAAtcatttgaaacatttcaaggactgttttcaaatttcatcagAATACAATAACATCAATATGAGTGGTTATAATTTGTGTTCTgttattctatataatatatcacGGAAAATCAAGGAAACAAATATCATAGATCTTGAACTTAGCTGTATTGGCATCAATAATGATGACCTTGAATATCTGTGCCATGGTTTGGTGGGCTCAAAAGTGCAATTACTCGATCTAAGTAAGAACAACATGAATTGCAAAGGTGTGCAAATTCTGTGTGGTGTGCTTGAACACACTCACATTTCTCAGTTGGATCTAGCCCAAAACAGAATATCTTGTGATGGTATCAAGCACTTGGCACAGGTTCTCCCAAGGActaaaatttccaaattaaaTCTGGCTTATAATGAGATCACCTGTATTGGTGTGAAACAAATCGATTGA